In Gemmatimonadetes bacterium T265, one DNA window encodes the following:
- the bchH gene encoding magnesium chelatase subunit H, which yields MRAKCPSPAAPLPPVRVAVVTLDAHRAGAFDGARGALARELPKLDLSLHVQAEWDADPDALARMRSAVGAAHVIVCAQLFTEEQATPVVEAVLARRDAADAVCCALCAPELTRLTRLGRFDMAGGAEAGPWSPLALLQRLRGARGEGRSSGERQMAMLRRLPALLKYVPGPAQDVRAYFVSMQYWLGGTAENFANLVRFHVRRYASGERAVYRELLAPAADPVVYPEVGVWHPELPGLGIAEDAAALPNVTGVPAAAPRVGLLVGRSYLLAGNTAHYAAVVRALEARGLRALPMFASALDARPALARYAGVADAGDGAWRRTAPALDALLNLTGFSLVGGPAYNDAPAAQAVLAALDVPYLALQTLEFQSVAEWQGDPRGLNPLQATLQVAIPELDGAIAPAVYGGKGRATPERPAASSEPVAERVAAVADRVAKLVRLRRTPRAERKLAVVLFNFPPNAGNTGSAAYLNVFPSLQRVLAGLAEQGYTVSLPSGPDALRAAVCDGNRERFGAPANVHARVAADAHVRREPWLAEVERTWGAAPGRQLTDGRSLYVMGERFGNVFVGVQPAFGWEGDPMRLLFEGNFAPTHAFCAFYRWLREDFGADAVLHFGTHGALEFMPGKQVGLSGDCWPERLIGDLPNVYLYASNNSSEGTLAKRRGGATLVSYLTPPVAHAGLYRGLQELKATLDRWRQAPDAERAGLAALVQEQGAAVELCDAAPAWAPDEHPARVEALRGRLLEVEQALIPLGLHVVGEGMPAAARVDTLVAIAQAGRPELELPPVAELLAGEGVSDVARARADDVARVAVEALVDERGRRGADAVLARAGLDAGRAAPLLDELARLDALLAADHEVDGLVRALDARYLAPAPGGDLLRTPAVLPTGRNVYGFDPYRVPSAAAVREGRLRADLLIRRHRADGHAFPETVAFVLWGTDNMKSEGAPLAQALALLGAAPRFDAVGRLAGARLVPLAQLGRPRVDVVVTLSGIFRDLLPLQVKLLAEAALLAARADEPAAENFVRAHALAAVAETGCTVEEAALRVFGNADGAYGSNVNLLVESGRWTDPDELAEQFVRRKCFAYGVKGVPVARRALMERALATTSLSFQNLDSVELGATDIDQYVEALGGVQRAAARARGGRDVPAYLGDHTTATTNAVRTLGEQVELESRTRLLNPKWYEAQLAAGYEGARNVAGHVTTTLGWSATGGARAVPQWVYAEVGNTFVLDPAMRERLAALNPIAAAGIAERLLEANDRGYWAPDAATLDALRDAAAELEDRLEGVGA from the coding sequence ATGCGCGCTAAGTGCCCGTCGCCTGCCGCGCCGCTGCCGCCCGTGCGGGTCGCCGTGGTGACGCTCGACGCGCACCGCGCGGGCGCGTTCGACGGCGCGCGCGGTGCGCTCGCGCGGGAGCTGCCCAAGCTCGACCTCTCGCTGCACGTGCAGGCCGAGTGGGACGCCGACCCGGACGCGCTCGCGCGCATGCGCTCCGCGGTCGGCGCGGCGCACGTGATCGTCTGCGCCCAGCTCTTCACCGAGGAGCAGGCGACGCCGGTGGTCGAGGCGGTGCTCGCGCGGCGCGACGCGGCCGACGCGGTCTGCTGCGCGCTCTGCGCTCCCGAGCTGACGCGCCTCACGCGGCTCGGCCGGTTCGACATGGCGGGCGGCGCGGAGGCGGGACCGTGGTCGCCGCTCGCGCTCCTGCAGAGGCTGCGCGGCGCCCGCGGCGAGGGCCGGTCGAGTGGCGAGCGGCAGATGGCGATGCTCCGCCGCCTCCCCGCCCTGCTGAAGTACGTCCCCGGGCCCGCGCAGGACGTGCGCGCGTACTTCGTCTCGATGCAGTACTGGTTGGGCGGCACGGCCGAGAACTTCGCTAACCTCGTGCGCTTCCACGTGCGCCGCTACGCGTCTGGGGAGCGCGCGGTCTACCGCGAGCTGCTCGCGCCGGCGGCGGACCCGGTAGTCTACCCCGAGGTCGGCGTGTGGCACCCGGAGCTGCCCGGGCTCGGGATCGCGGAGGACGCGGCGGCACTGCCTAACGTGACCGGGGTGCCCGCCGCCGCGCCCCGCGTCGGCCTGCTCGTCGGGCGGTCGTACCTGCTGGCGGGGAACACGGCGCACTACGCGGCCGTCGTGCGCGCGCTCGAAGCGCGCGGGCTGCGCGCGCTCCCGATGTTCGCCTCCGCGCTCGACGCGCGCCCCGCGCTCGCGCGCTACGCCGGCGTGGCGGACGCGGGCGACGGCGCGTGGCGGCGGACGGCGCCGGCGCTCGACGCGCTCCTCAACCTCACGGGCTTCTCGCTCGTCGGCGGGCCCGCGTACAACGACGCGCCGGCCGCGCAGGCGGTGCTTGCGGCGCTCGACGTGCCGTACCTCGCGCTGCAGACGCTCGAGTTCCAGAGCGTCGCCGAGTGGCAGGGGGACCCGCGCGGGCTCAACCCGCTGCAGGCGACGCTGCAGGTCGCGATCCCTGAGCTCGACGGCGCGATCGCGCCCGCCGTCTACGGCGGCAAGGGGCGCGCGACGCCCGAGCGGCCGGCGGCGTCGAGCGAGCCGGTGGCCGAGCGTGTCGCGGCGGTGGCGGACCGCGTCGCGAAGCTCGTGCGGCTGCGGCGCACGCCGCGGGCGGAGCGGAAGCTCGCGGTCGTGCTCTTCAACTTCCCGCCCAACGCGGGCAACACCGGGAGCGCGGCGTACCTCAACGTCTTCCCGTCGTTGCAGCGCGTGCTGGCGGGGCTCGCCGAGCAGGGCTACACGGTGTCGCTCCCGTCGGGCCCGGACGCGCTGCGCGCCGCGGTGTGCGACGGCAACCGCGAGCGCTTCGGCGCGCCGGCCAACGTGCACGCGCGCGTCGCCGCCGACGCGCACGTCCGGCGCGAGCCGTGGCTGGCCGAGGTCGAGCGGACGTGGGGCGCCGCTCCGGGACGGCAGCTGACCGACGGGCGGTCGCTCTACGTGATGGGCGAGCGGTTCGGGAACGTCTTCGTCGGCGTGCAGCCCGCGTTCGGATGGGAGGGCGACCCGATGCGGCTGCTGTTCGAGGGGAACTTCGCGCCCACGCACGCCTTCTGCGCCTTCTACCGCTGGCTGCGCGAGGACTTCGGCGCGGACGCGGTGCTGCACTTCGGCACGCACGGCGCGCTCGAGTTCATGCCCGGCAAGCAGGTCGGGCTCTCGGGCGACTGCTGGCCGGAGCGGCTGATCGGCGACCTGCCCAACGTCTATCTCTACGCCTCGAACAACTCGAGCGAGGGGACGCTCGCGAAGCGGCGCGGCGGGGCGACGCTCGTCTCCTACCTCACGCCGCCGGTCGCGCATGCGGGGCTCTACCGCGGGCTGCAGGAGCTGAAGGCGACGCTCGACCGCTGGCGACAGGCGCCCGACGCCGAGCGCGCGGGGCTCGCCGCGCTCGTGCAGGAGCAGGGGGCGGCGGTCGAACTGTGCGACGCCGCGCCGGCCTGGGCGCCGGACGAACACCCCGCCCGGGTCGAGGCGCTCAGGGGCCGGCTCCTGGAGGTCGAGCAGGCGCTCATCCCGCTCGGCCTGCACGTCGTCGGCGAGGGGATGCCGGCCGCGGCGCGCGTCGACACGCTCGTCGCGATCGCGCAGGCCGGGCGGCCGGAGCTGGAGCTGCCGCCGGTCGCGGAGCTGCTCGCGGGCGAGGGCGTGTCAGACGTTGCCCGCGCGCGGGCCGACGACGTCGCCCGGGTGGCGGTCGAGGCGCTCGTCGACGAGCGCGGGCGGCGCGGGGCGGACGCGGTGCTCGCGCGCGCGGGCCTCGACGCCGGGCGCGCGGCGCCGCTCCTCGACGAGCTCGCCCGGCTCGACGCGCTGCTCGCGGCCGACCACGAGGTCGACGGGCTCGTGCGCGCGCTCGACGCGCGCTACCTCGCCCCCGCGCCGGGGGGCGACCTGCTGCGCACGCCGGCCGTGCTCCCCACGGGGCGCAACGTCTACGGCTTCGACCCCTACCGCGTGCCAAGTGCGGCGGCGGTGCGAGAGGGCCGGTTGCGCGCCGACCTGCTCATCCGGCGGCACCGGGCGGACGGCCACGCGTTCCCCGAGACGGTCGCCTTCGTCCTCTGGGGCACCGACAACATGAAGAGCGAGGGCGCGCCGCTCGCGCAGGCGCTCGCGCTGTTAGGCGCTGCGCCGCGCTTCGACGCCGTGGGGCGGCTCGCGGGGGCGCGGCTGGTGCCGCTCGCGCAGCTCGGCCGGCCGCGCGTCGACGTCGTCGTCACGCTCTCCGGGATCTTCCGCGACCTGCTCCCGCTGCAGGTCAAGCTGCTGGCCGAGGCGGCGCTGCTCGCGGCGCGGGCGGACGAGCCGGCGGCGGAGAACTTCGTCCGCGCGCACGCGCTCGCCGCGGTGGCCGAAACCGGGTGCACGGTCGAGGAGGCCGCGCTCCGCGTTTTTGGGAACGCCGACGGCGCGTACGGCTCGAACGTGAACCTGCTGGTCGAGAGCGGCCGCTGGACGGACCCCGACGAGCTGGCCGAGCAGTTCGTGCGGCGGAAGTGCTTCGCGTACGGCGTGAAGGGGGTGCCGGTCGCCCGGCGCGCGCTCATGGAGCGCGCGCTCGCGACGACCTCGCTCTCCTTCCAAAACCTCGACTCGGTCGAACTCGGCGCGACCGACATCGACCAGTACGTCGAGGCACTCGGCGGCGTGCAGCGGGCCGCCGCCCGCGCGCGGGGCGGGCGCGACGTCCCCGCGTACCTCGGCGACCACACGACGGCGACGACCAACGCCGTACGCACGCTCGGCGAGCAGGTCGAGCTCGAGAGCCGCACGCGGCTGCTCAACCCCAAGTGGTACGAGGCGCAGCTCGCCGCCGGGTACGAGGGTGCGCG
- the bchP gene encoding geranylgeranyl diphosphate reductase yields the protein MSDRSSEVLYDAVVVGGGPAGATAAHELAKRGRRVVLLDKAGRVKPCGGAVPPQLLVDFDVPRSTLVAEIGSARMVSPKGHAVDIPVGDGFVGMVDRGRFDEWLRARAAGFGAERVTGRYERLTREGDGTAVVWYREGASRAGALRSVRARFVVGADGALSAVARQEIPGAARMRHVFAYHEIVERPDGAAAGAAYDDARCDVYYQGRLSPDFYAWVFPHGPLCSVGTGSLRQGFDMRGAVAALRETAGLAGVRTLKREGAPIPLTPLRRWDNGRDVIVTGDAAGLVAPASGEGIFYAMTGGRRAAEAVEEAIRAPSARARAAALAGARRRFTREHGAVFFVLDVMQRFWYSGDGRRERFVAICRDTDVQRLTFDAYMRKRLVRAKPLSHARIFVKNLAHLSGLAAT from the coding sequence GTGAGTGATCGGTCGAGCGAAGTCCTGTACGACGCCGTCGTGGTCGGCGGCGGGCCCGCGGGCGCGACCGCCGCGCACGAACTCGCGAAGCGCGGCCGGCGCGTGGTGTTGCTCGACAAGGCCGGGCGCGTGAAGCCGTGCGGGGGTGCGGTCCCACCGCAGCTCCTCGTCGACTTCGACGTCCCGCGCTCCACGCTCGTCGCCGAAATCGGGTCGGCGCGGATGGTCTCGCCGAAGGGGCACGCGGTGGACATCCCGGTCGGCGACGGGTTCGTCGGCATGGTCGACCGTGGCCGGTTCGACGAGTGGCTGCGCGCGCGCGCCGCGGGCTTCGGCGCCGAACGGGTGACGGGGCGCTACGAGCGCCTCACGCGCGAGGGCGACGGGACCGCGGTCGTCTGGTACCGCGAGGGGGCGTCACGCGCGGGCGCGCTCCGCTCGGTGCGCGCGCGCTTCGTCGTCGGCGCGGACGGCGCGCTCTCGGCGGTCGCGCGGCAGGAGATCCCGGGTGCGGCGCGGATGCGCCACGTCTTCGCCTACCACGAGATCGTCGAGCGCCCCGACGGCGCGGCCGCGGGAGCCGCGTACGACGACGCGCGCTGCGACGTCTACTACCAGGGGCGGCTCTCCCCCGACTTCTACGCCTGGGTGTTCCCGCACGGCCCGCTCTGCAGCGTCGGGACGGGCAGCCTGCGCCAGGGGTTCGACATGCGCGGGGCCGTGGCGGCGCTCCGCGAGACGGCCGGCCTCGCCGGCGTGCGCACCCTCAAGCGCGAGGGCGCGCCGATCCCCCTCACGCCGCTGCGCCGCTGGGACAACGGCCGCGACGTGATCGTGACGGGCGACGCCGCGGGGCTCGTCGCGCCCGCGTCGGGCGAGGGAATCTTCTACGCGATGACCGGCGGGCGGCGCGCGGCCGAGGCGGTCGAGGAGGCGATCCGGGCGCCGTCCGCGCGCGCGCGGGCCGCGGCGCTCGCCGGGGCGCGCCGCCGCTTCACGCGCGAGCACGGCGCCGTGTTCTTCGTGCTCGATGTGATGCAACGCTTCTGGTATAGCGGCGACGGCCGCCGCGAACGTTTTGTAGCAATCTGTCGCGATACCGACGTGCAGCGCCTTACGTTCGACGCCTACATGCGCAAGCGTCTCGTCCGCGCGAAGCCCCTGTCGCACGCGCGGATCTTCGTGAAGAATTTGGCCCACCTGAGCGGCCTCGCCGCGACCTGA
- a CDS encoding bacteriochlorophyll/chlorophyll a synthase: MPEPRAVAELLKPVTWFPPMWAFACGVVSVGAAAGAGRGATPAALALGVCVAGPLVCGASQAVNDWFDRHVDAVNEPARPIPSGRVPGAWGLGVAVAWSALALGAGLLLGPAGGAATALAVLLAWAYSAPPARLKANGWWGNLAVGVCYEGVAWTTGALVAAGGALPGPRVLLLALLYSLGAHGIMTLNDFKSVEGDQRFGVRSLPVQLGVPRAAWTACAVMLAPQLGVVALLAGWHARGAAGAVALLVVVQLVLMRRFLRAVTPRTALVYSAVGVPFYVLGMMAAAVGVRLLASGV, translated from the coding sequence GTGCCGGAGCCGCGCGCGGTGGCAGAGTTGCTCAAGCCGGTGACGTGGTTCCCGCCGATGTGGGCGTTCGCGTGCGGCGTCGTTTCGGTCGGAGCGGCCGCGGGCGCCGGGCGCGGCGCGACGCCCGCCGCGCTCGCGCTCGGCGTGTGCGTCGCGGGGCCGCTCGTCTGCGGCGCGAGCCAGGCCGTGAACGACTGGTTCGACCGGCACGTGGACGCCGTGAACGAGCCAGCCCGTCCGATCCCGTCGGGGCGCGTGCCGGGCGCGTGGGGGCTCGGCGTCGCGGTCGCGTGGTCGGCGCTCGCGTTAGGCGCGGGGCTGCTGCTCGGCCCGGCGGGCGGCGCGGCGACGGCGCTCGCGGTGCTGCTCGCGTGGGCGTACAGCGCGCCGCCCGCGCGGCTCAAGGCGAACGGGTGGTGGGGAAACCTCGCCGTGGGCGTGTGCTACGAAGGCGTCGCCTGGACGACCGGCGCGCTCGTCGCCGCGGGGGGCGCCCTCCCCGGACCGCGCGTGCTGCTGCTCGCGCTGCTCTACAGCCTCGGCGCGCACGGCATCATGACGCTCAACGACTTCAAGTCGGTCGAGGGCGACCAACGATTCGGGGTGCGCTCGCTCCCCGTGCAGCTCGGCGTCCCGCGCGCGGCGTGGACCGCGTGCGCGGTGATGCTCGCGCCACAGCTCGGCGTCGTCGCGCTGCTCGCCGGCTGGCACGCGCGGGGCGCGGCGGGCGCGGTCGCACTGCTCGTCGTCGTGCAGCTCGTGTTGATGCGGCGTTTTCTGCGGGCCGTGACGCCGCGCACCGCGCTCGTCTACAGCGCGGTCGGCGTGCCGTTCTACGTGTTGGGCATGATGGCCGCCGCCGTCGGCGTGCGGCTCCTCGCTTCGGGGGTGTGA
- the bchN gene encoding light-independent protochlorophyllide reductase subunit N, translating to MSTTVVPAAGCAAAPVYSGRSLPTLGADREVLRERGQREVFCGLTGIVWLHRKLQDAFFLVVGSRTCAHLLQSAAGVMIFAEPRFATAILEERDLAGLADAHEELDRVAAQLLARRPDVSTLFLVGSCPSEVIKLDLARAAERLNAQHFPRVRVLSYSGSGIETTFTQGEDACLAALVPELPAEAPGAAPSLLVVGALADVVEDQLARAFDSLGVGPVRFFPPRRARALPAVGPATRVLLAQPFVGETLRALERRGARHLRAGYPFGAEGTRRWLAAAARAFGVGDARVDAALAPALARARRAVAAHRPRLEGRRVFFFPDSQLELPLARFLHEELGAELVEVGTPYLDRSTAADDLAALPAGVTVSEGQHVDRQLARCRAERPDLVVCGLGLANPLEAEGIATKWSIELVFSPVHGFEQAGELAGLFTRPLERRGRVRV from the coding sequence GTGAGCACGACCGTCGTGCCTGCCGCGGGGTGCGCGGCCGCACCGGTATATAGTGGCCGGTCGCTCCCCACCCTCGGCGCCGACCGCGAGGTGCTGCGCGAGCGCGGGCAGCGCGAGGTGTTCTGCGGTCTCACGGGGATCGTCTGGCTGCACCGCAAGCTGCAGGACGCGTTCTTCCTCGTCGTCGGGTCGCGCACCTGCGCGCACCTGCTGCAGTCGGCCGCCGGGGTGATGATCTTCGCCGAGCCGCGCTTCGCGACGGCCATCCTCGAGGAGCGCGACCTCGCCGGGCTCGCCGACGCGCACGAGGAGCTGGACCGCGTGGCCGCGCAGCTGCTCGCGCGTCGCCCCGACGTCAGCACGCTCTTTCTCGTCGGCTCGTGCCCGAGCGAGGTCATCAAGCTCGACCTGGCGCGCGCGGCCGAACGCCTCAACGCGCAGCACTTCCCGCGCGTGCGCGTGCTGAGCTACTCGGGGAGCGGGATCGAGACGACGTTCACGCAGGGCGAGGACGCGTGCCTCGCCGCGCTCGTCCCCGAGCTGCCGGCCGAGGCGCCGGGCGCGGCGCCGTCGCTGCTCGTCGTCGGCGCGCTGGCCGACGTCGTCGAGGACCAGCTCGCGCGCGCCTTCGACTCGTTAGGCGTCGGGCCCGTGCGCTTCTTCCCGCCGCGGCGGGCGCGGGCGCTCCCCGCCGTCGGGCCGGCGACGCGCGTGCTCCTCGCGCAGCCGTTCGTCGGCGAGACGCTCCGCGCGCTCGAGCGCCGCGGGGCGCGGCACCTACGCGCGGGGTACCCGTTCGGCGCAGAGGGGACGCGGCGCTGGCTCGCGGCCGCGGCGCGCGCGTTCGGCGTCGGCGACGCGCGGGTCGACGCCGCCCTCGCGCCGGCGCTCGCGCGGGCGCGCCGCGCGGTCGCCGCGCACCGCCCGCGGCTCGAAGGGCGGCGCGTGTTCTTCTTCCCCGACTCGCAGCTCGAACTCCCACTCGCGCGCTTCCTCCACGAGGAGTTAGGCGCGGAGCTCGTCGAGGTCGGCACGCCCTACCTCGACCGGTCGACGGCCGCGGACGACCTCGCGGCGCTCCCGGCGGGGGTCACGGTGAGCGAGGGGCAGCACGTCGACCGACAACTCGCGCGCTGCCGCGCCGAGCGGCCGGACCTCGTCGTCTGCGGGCTCGGGCTCGCGAACCCGCTCGAGGCCGAGGGGATCGCGACGAAGTGGTCGATCGAGCTGGTATTCTCGCCGGTGCACGGGTTCGAGCAGGCGGGGGAGCTGGCCGGGCTGTTCACGCGGCCGCTGGAGCGGCGCGGGCGGGTGCGGGTGTGA
- the chlB gene encoding light-independent protochlorophyllide reductase subunit B — protein sequence MQLTLWTYEGPPHVGAMRVAASMAGVHYVLHAPQGDTYADLLFTMIERADHRPPVSYTTFQARDLGGDTAGLVIEAVRDAAARFAPDALLVGESCTAELIQDQAGALAKSLGLAIPVVPLELPAYSKKENWGAAETFYQLVRATLLPNVPAPGTPRPPRDPARRPVANVLGPTALGFRARDDVRELRALMAEAGVDVGVVAPLGATVADLRRLPEADLNVCYAPETALSACEWLRRTFGQPVVRTVPIGVGATGDFLRELAAAAGLDAPNVRHDASRLPWYSRSADSTYLTGKRVFVFGDATHACAAARVAVEELGLDLVGLGTYSRELAREVRATGTKYDVEAFVSDDYLDVEARVAAAAPELVLGTQMERHTAKRLGVPCAVISAPLHVQDVPARHSPQVGWEGANVIFDAWVHPLMMGLEEHLLGMFRDDFEFHDGAAPSHLGARAPVAALGVPAAAQVAPAAAVAAPAPGAPRWQADAEAELRKIPFFVRPKARRNTERFAAERGVADISVEVLYEAKAHFSSTPHSGTPQAGAHAR from the coding sequence ATGCAGCTGACCCTCTGGACCTACGAGGGCCCGCCGCACGTCGGCGCGATGCGCGTCGCCGCGTCGATGGCGGGCGTGCACTACGTGCTCCACGCGCCGCAGGGCGACACGTACGCCGACCTGCTGTTCACGATGATCGAGCGCGCGGACCACCGCCCGCCGGTCTCCTACACGACCTTCCAGGCCCGCGACCTCGGCGGCGACACCGCGGGGCTCGTGATCGAGGCCGTGCGCGACGCGGCCGCGCGCTTCGCCCCCGACGCGCTGCTCGTCGGCGAGTCGTGCACGGCGGAGCTCATCCAGGACCAGGCCGGCGCGCTCGCGAAGAGCCTCGGCCTCGCGATCCCCGTCGTCCCGCTCGAGCTGCCGGCCTACTCGAAGAAGGAGAACTGGGGCGCGGCGGAGACGTTCTACCAGCTCGTCCGCGCGACGCTCCTGCCTAACGTGCCGGCCCCGGGCACGCCGCGCCCACCGCGCGACCCCGCCCGCCGCCCGGTCGCGAACGTCCTCGGCCCCACGGCGCTCGGCTTCCGCGCGCGCGACGACGTGCGCGAGCTGCGTGCGCTGATGGCCGAGGCCGGGGTGGACGTCGGCGTCGTCGCCCCACTCGGCGCGACCGTCGCGGACCTGCGGCGGCTCCCCGAGGCGGACCTCAACGTGTGCTACGCCCCCGAGACCGCGCTGTCGGCCTGCGAGTGGCTGCGGCGGACCTTCGGACAGCCCGTCGTACGCACCGTGCCGATCGGCGTCGGCGCGACGGGCGACTTCCTGCGCGAGCTGGCCGCGGCCGCCGGGCTCGACGCGCCTAACGTCCGCCACGATGCCTCGCGCCTGCCGTGGTACTCGCGCTCGGCCGACTCGACGTATCTCACGGGCAAGCGCGTCTTCGTCTTCGGCGACGCCACGCACGCCTGCGCCGCCGCCCGCGTCGCCGTCGAGGAACTCGGCCTCGACCTCGTCGGCCTCGGCACCTACAGCCGCGAGCTGGCGCGCGAGGTGCGCGCGACCGGGACCAAGTACGACGTCGAGGCGTTCGTGAGTGACGATTACCTCGACGTCGAGGCGCGCGTCGCCGCCGCCGCGCCCGAGCTGGTGTTGGGCACGCAGATGGAGCGCCACACCGCCAAGCGGCTCGGCGTGCCGTGCGCGGTGATCTCCGCCCCGCTGCACGTGCAGGACGTGCCCGCGCGCCACTCGCCGCAGGTCGGGTGGGAGGGCGCGAACGTGATCTTCGACGCCTGGGTGCACCCGCTCATGATGGGGCTCGAGGAGCACCTGCTCGGCATGTTCCGCGACGACTTCGAGTTCCACGACGGGGCCGCGCCGTCGCACCTCGGCGCGCGCGCGCCGGTCGCGGCCTTAGGCGTGCCCGCCGCGGCGCAGGTCGCCCCCGCGGCGGCGGTCGCGGCGCCGGCGCCGGGAGCGCCGCGCTGGCAGGCCGACGCCGAGGCGGAGCTGCGGAAGATCCCGTTCTTCGTCCGCCCCAAGGCGCGCCGCAACACGGAGCGCTTCGCGGCCGAGCGCGGCGTGGCGGACATCTCGGTCGAGGTGCTGTACGAGGCGAAGGCGCACTTCTCCAGCACACCCCATTCCGGCACACCCCAGGCGGGGGCGCATGCGCGCTAA
- a CDS encoding 2-vinyl bacteriochlorophyllide hydratase: MRMEQRTDRNGTVGASRVPAAPRSARSLYTPAERARRDRSPWTAVQGVLAAVQFLVFLVSLMLVLHALVTGRGYGAATASVVVKTLALYAIMITGAAWEKDVFGRWLFAEAFFWEDVVSMLVIALHTAYLAALAFGLLPPRALLALALAAYATYAVNATQFLVKFRRARRDAAAAPVTGTPGTGTPVAATPAGAAA, encoded by the coding sequence ATGCGGATGGAGCAGCGCACGGACCGGAACGGCACCGTCGGGGCGTCGCGTGTGCCCGCCGCCCCGCGGTCGGCCCGCTCCCTCTACACGCCCGCGGAGCGCGCCCGGCGCGACCGGTCGCCGTGGACCGCCGTGCAGGGCGTCCTCGCCGCGGTCCAGTTCCTCGTCTTCCTCGTCAGCCTCATGCTTGTCCTGCACGCGCTCGTCACCGGGCGCGGCTACGGCGCGGCGACGGCGTCGGTCGTCGTCAAGACGCTCGCTCTTTACGCGATCATGATTACGGGCGCCGCGTGGGAGAAGGACGTGTTCGGGCGCTGGCTGTTCGCCGAGGCGTTTTTCTGGGAGGACGTGGTGAGCATGCTCGTCATCGCGCTCCACACGGCGTACCTCGCCGCGCTCGCCTTCGGCCTGCTCCCCCCGCGCGCGCTCCTCGCCCTCGCGCTCGCCGCGTACGCGACTTACGCGGTGAACGCGACGCAGTTCCTCGTCAAGTTCCGCCGCGCGCGCCGGGACGCCGCAGCGGCCCCCGTCACCGGAACGCCGGGCACGGGAACGCCGGTCGCGGCGACGCCCGCGGGGGCGGCGGCGTGA
- a CDS encoding transcriptional regulator PpsR — protein MRNGRPFGLPGRAALTRLGGDGAAALLSAHDLAVVVDAAGIVVDVAAGVGTAARAAAADAGYADAVEGWVGRRWVDTVTSESRGKIELLLREAAPAGLTPRRQVNHVAPDGHDFPVAYTAVRLSDGGVVAAGRDMRATAALQQRLVETQQALERDYWQLRHVQTRYRLLFERSAEAVLVVDAATRKVVDANPAARDVFGPNADRLVGRAFPPEMAAPSRQALDDLLVATRLDARGDDIEVALADGRRLRAAASCLRQDAQTLFLVRFGEAEGATPREAGGRWAGQSLDALLDAAPDAFVVTDADGQVIVANRAFLDLAQLSDAAQAEGHSLAEWVGRPGADLPVLLTMLRQHGVLRLVGTSVRGEHGTATDVELSAVRAPDGASAGPAAMAWTIRDVGRRVGGGTGGARDLTRAVEQLTGLVGKVSLPDLVRDTIEMVERHFIEAALDLTRDNRTAAAEVLGLSRQSLYLKLRRHRLLPAEPADADSSG, from the coding sequence GTGCGCAACGGCCGACCGTTCGGTCTGCCCGGCCGCGCCGCGCTCACCCGCCTCGGCGGCGACGGCGCGGCCGCCCTGCTCAGCGCGCACGACCTCGCCGTCGTGGTCGACGCGGCCGGGATCGTCGTCGACGTCGCGGCGGGCGTCGGCACCGCCGCGCGCGCCGCGGCGGCCGACGCGGGATACGCGGACGCGGTCGAGGGGTGGGTCGGCCGCCGGTGGGTCGACACCGTGACGTCCGAGTCGCGGGGCAAGATCGAGCTGCTGCTGCGTGAGGCGGCCCCCGCGGGGCTCACGCCGCGGCGCCAGGTCAACCACGTCGCCCCCGACGGCCACGACTTCCCGGTCGCGTACACGGCGGTCCGCCTGTCCGACGGCGGCGTCGTGGCCGCGGGGCGCGACATGCGCGCGACGGCGGCGCTGCAGCAGCGCCTCGTCGAAACGCAGCAGGCGCTCGAGCGCGACTACTGGCAGCTGCGGCACGTGCAGACCCGCTACCGGCTGCTCTTCGAGCGCTCGGCCGAGGCGGTGCTCGTCGTCGACGCGGCGACGCGCAAGGTGGTCGACGCCAACCCGGCGGCGCGCGACGTCTTCGGGCCGAATGCGGACCGTCTCGTCGGGCGCGCGTTCCCGCCGGAGATGGCCGCGCCGTCCCGGCAGGCGCTCGACGACCTGCTCGTCGCGACGCGTCTCGACGCGCGCGGCGACGACATCGAGGTCGCGCTCGCCGACGGGCGCCGGCTGCGCGCGGCCGCGTCGTGCCTGCGGCAGGACGCGCAAACCCTGTTCCTCGTGCGCTTCGGCGAGGCGGAGGGCGCGACCCCGCGCGAGGCGGGCGGCCGTTGGGCGGGCCAGTCGCTCGACGCGCTCCTCGACGCCGCGCCCGACGCGTTCGTCGTCACCGACGCCGACGGCCAGGTGATCGTCGCCAACCGCGCCTTTCTCGATCTGGCGCAACTCTCCGACGCCGCGCAGGCGGAAGGGCATTCGCTCGCCGAGTGGGTCGGGCGGCCGGGCGCGGACCTCCCGGTGCTGCTGACGATGCTGCGGCAGCACGGCGTCCTGCGCCTCGTCGGCACCTCGGTGCGGGGCGAGCACGGCACGGCGACCGACGTCGAGCTGTCGGCCGTGCGTGCGCCCGACGGCGCGTCGGCCGGGCCGGCGGCGATGGCGTGGACGATCCGCGACGTCGGGCGGCGCGTGGGCGGCGGGACCGGCGGGGCGCGCGACCTCACGCGCGCGGTCGAGCAGCTGACGGGACTCGTCGGCAAGGTCTCGCTCCCCGACCTCGTCCGCGACACGATCGAGATGGTCGAGCGCCACTTCATCGAGGCGGCGCTCGACCTCACCCGCGACAACCGGACCGCGGCGGCCGAGGTGCTGGGGCTGTCGCGCCAGTCGCTCTACCTCAAGTTGCGACGACATCGACTGCTGCCGGCGGAGCCCGCTGACGCCGACTCGAGCGGCTGA